A region of the Nocardia nova SH22a genome:
AGGAGCACTACGACGGGTACATGCGTGACGTGCCGTGCCCGGTGTGCCGCGGTGCGCGGCTGCGCCCGGAGATCCTGGCGGTCACCCTCGAGGCGGAGGCCGGGCGGCGCTCCATCGCCGAGGTCTGCGAGTTCTCCATCCGCGACTGCTCGCGGTTCCTGAACTCCCTGGAACTGGGGGAGCGGGAAGCGGCCATCGCGGGGCAGGTGCTCAAGGAGATCCAGGCCCGGCTGGGCTTCCTGCTCGATGTCGGCCTGGAATATCTGACGCTGTCGCGGGCGGCGGCCACCCTGTCCGGTGGTGAGGCGCAGCGCATCCGGCTGGCCACGCAGATCGGCTCCGGTCTGGTCGGTGTGCTCTATGTTCTCGACGAGCCGTCGATCGGCCTGCATCAGCGCGACAACCGGCGGCTGATCGAAACCCTCACGCGCCTCAAGAATCTCGGCAACACGCTGATCGTGGTCGAACACGACGAGGACACCATCCACTCCTCGGACTGGGTGGTCGACATCGGCCCGCTGGCCGGTGAGCACGGCGGTCAGGTCGTCTACAGCGGCCCGTATCCGGGACTGCTGAAGGACCGCAACTCGCTGACCGGCGCCTACCTGGCGGGCCGCGAGATGATCGAGGTGCCGCTGGTGCGGCGGCCGGTGTCGAAGAAGAAGCAGCTCACGGTGGTCGGCGCGAACGAGCACAATCTGCGCGGCATCGATGTGGCTTTCCCGCTCGGCGTGCTGACCTCGGTCACCGGCGTGTCCGGATCGGGTAAATCGACCCTGGTCAACGACATCCTGGCCACCGTGCTGGCGAACAAGCTCAACGGCGCCCGCCAGGTGCCGGGCCGCCACACTCGGATCAACGGACTCGATCACCTGGACAAACTGGTGCAGGTCGACCAGTCGCCGATCGGTCGCACCCCGCGCTCGAATCCCGCCACCTACACCGGCGTCTTCGACAAGATCCGCACCCTGTTCGCGGCGACCACCGAGGCGAAGGTGCGCGGCTACCAGCCGGGACGGTTCTCGTTCAACGTCAAGGGCGGGCGCTGCGAGGCGTGCTCGGGTGACGGCACGCTCAAGATCGAGATGAACTTCCTGCCCGACGTGTACGTCCCCTGCGAGGTCTGCCACGGCGCCCGCTACAACCGGGAGACACTCGAGGTGCACTACAAGGGCAAGACCATCGCCGAGGTGCTGGACATGCCGATCGAGGAGGCCGCCGAGTTCTTCGAACCGGTCACCTCGATCCACCGCTATCTGAAGACGCTCGTCGATGTCGGGCTGGGCTACGTGCGGCTGGGCCAGAGCGCGCCGACCCTGTCCGGTGGTGAGGCGCAGCGGGTGAAACTGGCCGCCGAACTGCAGAAGCGATCCACCGGCCGCACCGTCTACATTCTCGACGAGCCGACCACCGGCCTGCATTTCGAGGACATCCGCAAACTGCTCGGCGTGATCAACGGCTTGGTGGACAAGGGCAATACGGTCATCGTCATCGAGCACAACCTCGATGTGATCAAGACCTCCGACTGGGTCATCGATATGGGGCCCGAGGGTGGATCCGGCGGCGGCACGGTGATCGCGCAGGGAACGCCGGAAGATGTTGCGGCCGTGCAGGACAGCTACACCGGGCAGTTCCTGCGCGAGGTGCTGGACAAGGCGGCCGCCCCGGCCGAGGGGACGCGGCCGAAGAAGGCGGCTGCGAAGAAGGCGGCGACGTCGAAGGCGGGCACCGCACGGCGCAAAGCCGCGTCGGCCGTCTGAGTCGCCTCCGCCGTCTGAGCTGGTCTGCTCAGACGGCGTCCCAGCTGTCGACCGTGCCGCGGCGGCGCCCGATCTGGCGGCGGCGGAAGAAGACC
Encoded here:
- the uvrA gene encoding excinuclease ABC subunit UvrA, whose product is MADLLTVRGAREHNLKGVDLDLPRDSLIVFTGLSGSGKSSLAFDTIFAEGQRRYVESLSAYARQFLGQMDKPDVDFIEGLSPAVSIDQKSTNRNPRSTVGTITEVYDYLRLLYARAGTPHCPVCGELIAKQTPQQIVDQVLEMEAGVRFQVLAPVVRTRKGEFVDLFDQLNTQGYARVRVDGVVYPLTDPPKLKKQEKHDIEVVVDRLAVKPSSKQRLTDSIETALRLADGIVVLDFVDRDENAHDRERRFSEKLACPNGHPLDIEDLEPRSFSFNSPYGACPDCVGLGIRKEVDPDLVVPDPELSLGDGAIAPWSRGQTAEYFNRLLSGLSEAIGFSMDAPWNTLPPKARKAVLEGSSDQVHVSYTNRYGRKRSYYADFEGVMPFLQRRLESTESEQMKEHYDGYMRDVPCPVCRGARLRPEILAVTLEAEAGRRSIAEVCEFSIRDCSRFLNSLELGEREAAIAGQVLKEIQARLGFLLDVGLEYLTLSRAAATLSGGEAQRIRLATQIGSGLVGVLYVLDEPSIGLHQRDNRRLIETLTRLKNLGNTLIVVEHDEDTIHSSDWVVDIGPLAGEHGGQVVYSGPYPGLLKDRNSLTGAYLAGREMIEVPLVRRPVSKKKQLTVVGANEHNLRGIDVAFPLGVLTSVTGVSGSGKSTLVNDILATVLANKLNGARQVPGRHTRINGLDHLDKLVQVDQSPIGRTPRSNPATYTGVFDKIRTLFAATTEAKVRGYQPGRFSFNVKGGRCEACSGDGTLKIEMNFLPDVYVPCEVCHGARYNRETLEVHYKGKTIAEVLDMPIEEAAEFFEPVTSIHRYLKTLVDVGLGYVRLGQSAPTLSGGEAQRVKLAAELQKRSTGRTVYILDEPTTGLHFEDIRKLLGVINGLVDKGNTVIVIEHNLDVIKTSDWVIDMGPEGGSGGGTVIAQGTPEDVAAVQDSYTGQFLREVLDKAAAPAEGTRPKKAAAKKAATSKAGTARRKAASAV